A single genomic interval of Nitrospinota bacterium harbors:
- the arsM gene encoding arsenite methyltransferase — protein sequence MMGLKHSDEEIKKAVRLKYTEIATAGLEQCEWEADAGKIAKAGYLGYDIKKLSRMPGGMIDTFCGCGNPLTIDKLKPGEIVLDLGSGGGLDCFLAAELVGDKGKVIGLDMTKEMLRKAQMGANKLKLRNVEFERGDIEDIPLEDGSVDVVISNCVINLSPNKDKVFRESFRVLKPGGRLIVCDMVSKEDIPEDSRNNLDIWVLCQGGVVKEEEYIEKIRKAGFEEIEIVSKASFEGLVSAKIKALKPA from the coding sequence ATGATGGGGTTAAAACATTCCGATGAAGAAATAAAAAAGGCTGTTAGATTAAAATATACTGAAATTGCCACTGCTGGTTTAGAACAGTGTGAATGGGAGGCAGATGCCGGCAAAATTGCGAAGGCTGGCTATCTTGGTTATGATATAAAAAAACTATCTCGTATGCCTGGAGGAATGATCGATACATTCTGTGGTTGCGGCAATCCTTTGACTATAGATAAATTAAAACCAGGCGAAATAGTTTTAGATTTGGGCTCTGGTGGAGGGTTAGATTGTTTTCTTGCTGCTGAACTCGTTGGAGATAAGGGTAAGGTTATAGGCTTGGATATGACCAAAGAAATGCTAAGAAAGGCACAAATGGGTGCTAATAAACTTAAACTAAGAAATGTTGAGTTTGAGAGGGGAGATATTGAGGATATACCTTTAGAAGATGGTTCTGTAGATGTAGTTATAAGTAATTGCGTTATTAATCTTTCTCCGAATAAAGATAAGGTCTTTCGAGAATCCTTTAGAGTATTGAAACCAGGAGGAAGATTGATCGTATGTGATATGGTGAGTAAAGAAGATATTCCAGAAGATTCAAGAAATAATTTAGATATCTGGGTTCTTTGTCAAGGAGGTGTTGTTAAAGAAGAAGAATATATCGAAAAGATCAGAAAAGCAGGTTTTGAAGAAATAGAGATTGTATCGAAAGCCTCTTTTGAAGGTTTAGTAAGTGCTAAGATTAAAGCCTTAAAGCCGGCTTAA